The sequence AACAATTGCTTGTGTTGTTTGCGTTGATTCGATTAACAGGTTCATCACTAGTTAAGGTCAAGGTTGAATTGATAATCAACTAGGTGAACTGGATCAAGATCGAAATCGAACCTAGTCTGATACCTTAACAAGATAGACCATTTGTTGGTTTTCCGCAGGTGCCACACAGCTTATAACGTTGATGCAACTACCATCCCTAAAACACGCCAGATGAACCGTGTTTGATGAGTCAGGGCAATTATAACACAGGTACCGTATTGGAAAGTGCTTAGATTGTGTCACATGTGCATTAGCCTTCCGCTAGGTGTTGTGGAACGTTAGCTGCTCCTATCAATGTTGGCTTGCTGGCTTTCCGGGTAAGATTGACGCGAAAGTTAGTCACTGGTGAAGTTGATACCTACGTGCACGTGCCATTATAtgactaatcaaataaatttcttTTCATCACTGCacaatcatcaaaaaaaaaacttgcagAATGGGTTACGGGTGGAGCATATATATTTCAAGTCTTTTGCTAAACCTGAAAGTGGGTGGGTAGACCGAAGCAACGAGCCAGCGTAAGTCGACGATCGCCGGGAGGTTACAATTCTTCAAAAATATCAACAGTTTCTCTCGCAAAGCAATGTTTATTGTAAGAAATTCAAATGCAtaactaattaatataaatcactACCACGACGGTCGTACATatgtatattgtatattattcaAGACTATAACTCCTTTTTTAACATAATTTACtatctaattttaattttgttgtcATTACAAGTTTACAACTCACGCAAGACATCATCACCAAACACATCAGTTGATTATAAGTCTTAAGTAAGCTAGTTTTAGGTAAATGCATAAcagtgatatcatataaatgaaGGATTGATAAAAGGTGCAAACACTCGGTTAATAAAAGGTATACACACGGGTGTATAATAGTGCATTACATTTGCTTAACGAAAATCTacaaataattaacaaaaagaaaaacagaaaacaaataaCGAAGATCGATGCAAGATAGGGTTTTTGGCGTGTAATGAAGACAAGATCCTTAATCCCTGCAATCTTGTTCACTAAATCCTAAGTACTTTTGTTGTGTTCCACAAATATtggaaacaaaaccaaaaccaaaagcatatcttcttcttgttcacTACTTTCCACTCTTTCCCACGAAATCAAAGCCTTTGTTTAGTTCCTGGTTTCTGATGAACAAAATAACCAATCTCCGAGGCGTTCTCAAAAGCCAGTTGAAGTTGAAGGCATAGGAAGCGATTCAAAGGCCAAGAAAGATATAGTACACCAAAGTTATTGGTAAGGCTATTAGCATTCCAAAAATAACCCTGCATCCATTTCACCACCACAACATGTGTTATTTTGGGTCCTCTATATGTAACATATTTgaccaaaaattaatataaaggaATAGGTTTTGGAACTTACGCAGTGCTGAGAATCGTGGGATGCACATTGTACTCTTTTGCAAACACAAACGGAACTATTCCTTGAGGTAACGCAGCCTATATATACTCAACATCATCACCATGATTTaggggaaaaaaaaatatcatcgCCATGATGTATCATATTATAAACCTTAAACATATCATGGATCATACAactgaacaacaacaaaatcttTGTTTATACCTGAACGATGGCTATACGGAGGAGGTCGCCGTGTAGCCCAATGATGAGCGAAGCAACAGCCATGATGGCAGGTCCGGTTAGAAACCTGACGGCCATGGCGAACGTAGCGACTGAATTCCCACAAGCAATGATTTTGGGTTGAAGGGCCATGAACAAACCTTAATCATTACACCCAAAAAGTAAATCAATCAAAGGAATAAAAGAGATTGACAGCAGAAGCTAGGTCAGCTTCTTGGTGAGCCCACAAATAAGTACACAAACagtgattaccaaaaaaaaagagtacacaAACAGCCACTAGCTCGGTGTGGGGACCGGACCCACCAACATGTCTGTGTCACAAAGATCAGAGGGTCCGGACTCTCTTTTGGTAAATGCGTTGTACAGTTCATATACATATGACTTTTACCAATTACAAGCTGGACAAATCAACTAATTAAAATGCCCAGACCCACCATTTGCATTTAATGACACTTTACAGATAAGATAGGAAGCAACTGGACTCAAAGCTATGTTTAAAATCTTAAGATTACATCATTAAAGCTTGATCTGCATAATCATTTTCCTTTAAGAAAAGATGAAACAAGTTTTATTACCTAAGCTGAACATAGCCATTCCAAGACCAGCATCTGAGAGTATGGAGATAGATTGTTGTAGTATTTTGGGCATAGCCACATGCCACCTGCTTCCATAAAAACCCATACCCAATTAGTCCATATCACAATTATtccatatctaaaatatttacttCCTTATCCACAATcagtttgagaaaaaaatgattgGACTGACCGGTAAGCAACAAGAGCCCAGATGAGACCGATAAGACTCGAGTAAGTGTTTGGGTTTCTGATGAGCTTTCGCCACACCATTATCAGAATGAGACGCGTCACCACACTTGCCGGTGGCATATGAGTTCCCTTCCCACGGCCACCGCCAGCATCTCCACCGGCTGCCTCTAGCTCAGCCGTGGAATTGGACCCCACCTTGTTCAGCCCTGCCGTTgctttctctatctctctttgaACCTCCCCAGCGTCCATATCATCACCACCTGTCAAAACCAGAACCATggttaaaacacacaaaaattataattgaaCAGTTGAACTCAGTTTGGTATTAATCCAAACCTCTAACATCACTCTTCCGAGGTGGATCAGACACAACCATCCGGATCTCCTTTGCGCCTTGTTCAGATTGCTCAGCTGCCACGTGTTCCGGCGAAGCGCTGGAGCTCCAGACAAACATGTGAAGCTCCTTAGCGTCATGGCTCCCTTTAGTTTCCAGCTCTTGGTTTTCTTTAGTGATCTTGTTCGGTTTAGTTGAACCCGCCGTACCGGAAGAAAACTCCGGGTTGGGAGCCGGGTACGACCCGGCTGGTCCTGGAACAGAACTGTTAGGGTAAAACCCGTACTTCACGGCGTTGTT is a genomic window of Brassica napus cultivar Da-Ae chromosome A2, Da-Ae, whole genome shotgun sequence containing:
- the LOC106388774 gene encoding auxin efflux carrier component 4, whose protein sequence is MITWHDLYTVLTAVVPLYVAMILAYGSVRWWKIFSPDQCSGINRFVAIFAVPLLSFHFISTNNPYAMNLRFIAADTLQKVIMLVLLGLWASLTKKGSLEWMITIFSLSTLPNTLVMGIPLLIAMYGVEAGSLMVQVVVLQCIIWYTLLLFLFEYRGAKLLIMEQFPETGASIVSFKVESDVVSLDGHDFLETDAEIGNDGKLHVTVRKSNASRRSLMMTPRPSNLTGAEIYSMSSTPRGSNFNHSDFYSVMGFPGGRLSNFGPADMYSVQSSRGPTPRPSNFEENNAVKYGFYPNSSVPGPAGSYPAPNPEFSSGTAGSTKPNKITKENQELETKGSHDAKELHMFVWSSSASPEHVAAEQSEQGAKEIRMVVSDPPRKSDVRGGDDMDAGEVQREIEKATAGLNKVGSNSTAELEAAGGDAGGGRGKGTHMPPASVVTRLILIMVWRKLIRNPNTYSSLIGLIWALVAYRWHVAMPKILQQSISILSDAGLGMAMFSLGLFMALQPKIIACGNSVATFAMAVRFLTGPAIMAVASLIIGLHGDLLRIAIVQAALPQGIVPFVFAKEYNVHPTILSTAVIFGMLIALPITLVYYIFLGL